A section of the Pimelobacter simplex genome encodes:
- a CDS encoding exodeoxyribonuclease VII small subunit: MTDEPGTATTEELSYEDARAELVEVVRQLEAGGTTLEESLALWERGEALATVCQGWIDGVRARLDAVLDDESAEADDDDED; this comes from the coding sequence ATGACTGACGAGCCCGGGACCGCGACCACCGAGGAGCTGTCCTACGAGGACGCCCGCGCCGAGCTGGTCGAGGTCGTGCGGCAGCTCGAGGCCGGCGGTACGACGCTCGAGGAGTCACTGGCCCTGTGGGAGCGCGGCGAGGCGCTGGCCACCGTCTGCCAGGGCTGGATCGACGGGGTCCGGGCACGGCTCGACGCGGTGCTCGACGACGAGTCCGCGGAG
- the xseA gene encoding exodeoxyribonuclease VII large subunit, producing MALETSLEKPAPVRAIANAISGWVDRLGAVWVEGQVTQVSRRPGLATVFLTLRDSVADISVPVTCSRVMFDSLPTPVTEGASVVIHARPSYYANRGTLSLQAREIRMVGLGELLARLERRRQLLAAEGLFAPERKRRLPTVPTRVGLVTAPGSAAERDVVENATRRWPAVAFTTAYASMQGARSAAEVIEAVRRLDADPAVDVIVVSRGGGSVEDLLPFSDEGLIRVVSAARTPVVSAIGHEPDSPLLDLVADVRASTPTDAAKLIVPDIAQERAMLDRAREALRRAARTRVDREQAQLDAIRSRPALAHPGTLLDARLDELDDWRTRIRRQLEWQLDRAADDLDHRRARVRALSPLATLRRGYAVLQDDAGRVVTSVHDVAADAPLSVRVADGRIHVTATTTESIEENHD from the coding sequence GTGGCCCTGGAGACGTCCCTCGAGAAGCCGGCGCCGGTCCGGGCGATCGCGAACGCGATCTCCGGGTGGGTCGACCGGCTCGGGGCGGTGTGGGTCGAGGGCCAGGTGACCCAGGTGAGCCGGCGTCCCGGCCTGGCCACGGTGTTCCTGACGCTGCGCGACTCGGTCGCGGACATCTCGGTGCCGGTCACCTGCTCGCGGGTGATGTTCGACAGCCTGCCGACCCCGGTGACCGAGGGGGCGAGCGTCGTCATCCACGCGCGGCCGTCGTACTACGCCAACCGGGGGACGCTCTCGCTCCAGGCCCGCGAGATCCGGATGGTCGGCCTCGGCGAGCTGCTCGCCCGCCTCGAGCGCCGCCGTCAGCTCCTCGCTGCCGAGGGACTCTTCGCGCCCGAGCGCAAGCGCCGGCTGCCGACCGTGCCGACCCGGGTCGGCCTGGTCACCGCGCCCGGCTCGGCCGCCGAGCGCGATGTCGTCGAGAACGCCACCCGCCGCTGGCCCGCCGTCGCCTTCACCACCGCCTACGCCTCGATGCAGGGCGCGCGCTCGGCCGCCGAGGTCATCGAGGCGGTACGACGCCTCGACGCCGACCCCGCCGTCGACGTGATCGTCGTGTCCCGCGGCGGCGGTTCGGTCGAGGACCTGCTGCCCTTCTCCGACGAGGGCCTGATCCGGGTCGTGTCCGCCGCCCGCACCCCCGTCGTCTCCGCGATCGGCCACGAGCCCGACAGCCCGCTGCTCGACCTCGTCGCCGACGTCCGCGCCTCGACCCCGACCGACGCGGCCAAGCTGATCGTCCCCGACATCGCCCAGGAGCGCGCGATGCTCGACCGCGCCCGCGAGGCCCTGCGCCGCGCCGCACGCACCCGCGTCGACCGCGAGCAGGCCCAGCTCGACGCGATCCGCTCCCGCCCCGCACTCGCCCACCCCGGCACCCTCCTCGACGCCCGCCTCGACGAGCTCGACGACTGGCGCACCCGGATCCGCCGCCAGCTCGAGTGGCAGCTCGACCGCGCCGCCGACGACCTCGACCACCGCCGTGCCCGGGTCCGCGCGCTGTCCCCGCTGGCCACCCTGCGCCGCGGGTACGCCGTCCTCCAGGACGACGCCGGCCGCGTCGTCACCTCTGTCCATGACGTCGCCGCCGACGCCCCGCTCTCGGTGCGCGTCGCCGACGGCCGCATCCACGTCACCGCCACCACGACCGAGTCGATCGAGGAGAACCATGACTGA
- a CDS encoding PfkB family carbohydrate kinase — protein sequence MTALVIGESVLDVVHAPGLAPVERPGGSAVNVAVALARLGRAVRLATSYGDDAAGRLVAEHLRAAGVGLAGTPTVLGATSRAEAVIGGDGAATYTFAMGWELPADVEEPAEAARVVHVTSQAPLLAPGSADTLALVERLRAAGATVSYDINLRPAVTGTGPDVAAGVLRMAALADIVKASDEDLLALWPERFVGESATALLAIAGGPVAVVVTHGGDGASWHACSGTDWSTGGVHAPPVEVVDTIGAGDTFAAGLLDHLWPVLGPGGRERICGLGPEAWTAALAYAARAAAVTVGRVGADPPTRDELSETAPAEGEAV from the coding sequence ATGACAGCGCTGGTGATCGGGGAGTCCGTGCTGGACGTCGTCCACGCGCCGGGCCTGGCCCCCGTCGAACGCCCGGGCGGCTCGGCCGTCAACGTCGCCGTCGCGCTCGCCCGGCTGGGGCGCGCGGTCCGGCTCGCGACGTCGTACGGCGACGATGCGGCGGGTCGTCTCGTCGCCGAGCACCTGCGGGCGGCGGGGGTCGGCCTGGCGGGGACGCCGACCGTGCTGGGGGCGACCTCGCGCGCGGAGGCGGTGATCGGTGGGGACGGCGCGGCGACGTACACCTTCGCGATGGGGTGGGAGCTGCCGGCGGACGTCGAGGAGCCTGCGGAGGCGGCCCGCGTCGTCCACGTGACCTCCCAGGCGCCGCTGCTCGCGCCGGGCTCAGCGGACACGCTCGCCCTGGTCGAGCGGCTGCGCGCGGCCGGTGCGACCGTCTCGTACGACATCAACCTGCGCCCCGCGGTCACCGGCACCGGACCGGACGTCGCCGCCGGGGTGCTCCGGATGGCCGCGCTCGCCGACATCGTCAAGGCCTCGGACGAGGACCTGCTCGCGCTGTGGCCCGAGCGGTTCGTGGGGGAGAGCGCCACCGCGCTGCTCGCGATCGCCGGCGGCCCGGTCGCCGTGGTCGTCACCCACGGCGGGGACGGCGCGTCGTGGCACGCCTGCTCCGGTACGGACTGGTCGACCGGCGGGGTGCACGCGCCGCCGGTCGAGGTCGTCGACACCATCGGCGCGGGGGACACCTTCGCGGCCGGGCTGCTCGACCACCTGTGGCCGGTGCTCGGACCGGGCGGCCGGGAGCGGATCTGCGGCCTGGGGCCCGAGGCGTGGACCGCGGCGCTGGCGTACGCCGCCCGGGCGGCCGCGGTGACGGTCGGGCGGGTGGGGGCGGATCCGCCGACGCGGGACGAATTGTCTGAAACTGCCCCGGCCGAGGGAGAAGCGGTCTAG
- a CDS encoding excalibur calcium-binding domain-containing protein, with the protein MRTRVRTWRVAGLLPVLAVTMALGACGGQESADPAARATATVTTTATATVTATVTATPTPSVRGFADTGATATPQPKPAPKPKPAPKPKPKPKPKPKPAPVTVSYENCDDVRAHGAAPIRIGDPGYGSHLDRDGDGVGCE; encoded by the coding sequence ATGAGGACGAGGGTGCGTACGTGGCGGGTGGCCGGGCTGCTGCCGGTCCTGGCGGTGACGATGGCGCTCGGCGCGTGCGGCGGCCAGGAGTCCGCCGATCCGGCGGCGCGGGCGACGGCGACGGTCACCACGACCGCGACGGCGACGGTGACCGCCACGGTCACGGCCACGCCCACGCCCTCGGTGCGCGGGTTCGCCGACACCGGCGCGACCGCGACACCCCAGCCGAAGCCGGCCCCGAAGCCCAAGCCCGCGCCCAAGCCGAAGCCCAAGCCCAAGCCGAAGCCGAAGCCGGCCCCCGTCACCGTCTCCTACGAGAACTGCGACGACGTCCGCGCCCACGGCGCGGCCCCGATCCGCATCGGCGACCCCGGCTACGGCTCCCACCTCGACCGTGACGGAGACGGCGTCGGCTGCGAGTGA
- the truA gene encoding tRNA pseudouridine(38-40) synthase TruA, whose amino-acid sequence MRLRIDLAYDGADFRGWAAQPGLRTVQAELTSALTTVLRLPEGSLRVTCAGRTDSGVHARGQVAHVDVPEDAEQGSETAARQLGQLDVLARRVNGVLAKDARVRRISVAPEAFDARFAALWRRYAYRIVDDPARVDPLVRNHVLFWPRALDVAAMDEAARSLVGLHDFAAFCKHREGATTIRTLLEFGWTRTPEGMLLGHVQADAFCHSMVRALVGCMIAVGEGRKDPAWAAEILTGRRRDQNVVVVPAHGLTLEEVAYPDDAELAERVAQASARRTLAEGAEG is encoded by the coding sequence GTGCGCCTGCGGATCGATCTCGCCTACGACGGCGCCGACTTCCGGGGCTGGGCGGCGCAGCCGGGTCTGCGGACCGTCCAGGCCGAGCTGACCAGTGCGCTGACCACGGTGCTGCGGCTGCCGGAGGGGTCGCTGCGGGTCACCTGTGCCGGCCGGACCGACTCCGGGGTGCACGCGCGCGGCCAGGTCGCGCACGTCGACGTACCGGAGGACGCCGAGCAGGGCTCGGAGACGGCGGCGCGCCAGCTCGGGCAGCTCGACGTGCTGGCCCGGCGGGTCAACGGGGTGCTGGCGAAGGACGCGCGGGTGCGGCGGATCAGCGTGGCGCCGGAGGCGTTCGACGCGCGGTTCGCGGCGCTGTGGCGGCGCTATGCCTACCGGATCGTGGACGACCCGGCCCGGGTGGACCCGCTCGTGCGCAACCACGTGCTCTTCTGGCCGCGGGCGCTCGACGTCGCGGCGATGGACGAGGCGGCGCGGTCGCTGGTCGGGCTGCACGACTTCGCGGCGTTCTGCAAGCACCGGGAGGGTGCGACGACGATCCGGACGCTCCTGGAGTTCGGCTGGACCCGGACGCCCGAGGGGATGCTGCTCGGGCACGTGCAGGCCGATGCGTTCTGCCACTCGATGGTGCGGGCGCTGGTCGGCTGCATGATCGCGGTGGGCGAGGGGCGCAAGGATCCCGCCTGGGCGGCGGAGATCCTGACCGGGCGGCGGCGCGACCAGAACGTCGTCGTCGTCCCGGCGCACGGGCTGACGCTCGAGGAGGTCGCCTACCCGGACGACGCCGAGCTGGCCGAGCGGGTCGCGCAGGCGTCGGCACGACGTACGTTGGCGGAAGGGGCCGAGGGATGA
- a CDS encoding class I SAM-dependent methyltransferase, whose translation MSDEHYFSADPSVAFQRAPVHAEVWGVELDLVSGSGVFAQGRLDIGTSILFRETEPPAGGRILDLGCGYGVIGLACAVAAPEAVVTAVDVNQRAVLLANENAATLGVTDRFTAATPEGIDPAATYDEIWSNPPIRIGKAALHELLLTWLPRLAPGGRAVMVVGKNLGADSLQRWLGEQGFPTERLASAKGFRVLESRRG comes from the coding sequence ATGAGCGACGAGCACTACTTCTCCGCCGACCCGTCGGTGGCCTTCCAGCGCGCGCCGGTCCACGCCGAGGTGTGGGGCGTCGAGCTCGACCTGGTCAGCGGCTCCGGGGTGTTCGCGCAGGGCCGCCTCGACATCGGTACGTCGATCCTGTTCCGCGAGACCGAGCCGCCCGCCGGCGGGCGGATCCTCGACCTCGGCTGCGGGTACGGCGTGATCGGGCTCGCCTGCGCCGTCGCGGCCCCCGAGGCCGTGGTCACCGCGGTCGACGTCAACCAGCGCGCCGTGCTCCTCGCCAACGAGAACGCCGCCACGCTCGGCGTCACCGACCGGTTCACCGCGGCCACGCCCGAGGGGATCGACCCCGCGGCGACGTACGACGAGATCTGGTCGAACCCGCCCATCCGGATCGGCAAGGCGGCGCTCCACGAGCTGCTGCTGACCTGGCTGCCGCGGCTCGCCCCGGGCGGCCGCGCGGTGATGGTGGTCGGCAAGAACCTCGGTGCGGACTCGCTGCAGCGCTGGCTGGGCGAGCAGGGCTTCCCGACCGAGCGGCTGGCGAGCGCCAAGGGGTTCCGGGTCCTCGAGTCCCGCCGCGGCTGA
- a CDS encoding SIMPL domain-containing protein produces the protein MPTEFTVRGAHTAFQRPERGTVQVTLGFEGPKMQPVYDRVLRDLDSVKKSIQPMHDPDQGPVTWWSTKHVRTWANRPWNQDGKQLPLVHHASVGVEVKFRDFGALSAWVSGHVAGTEGFSLDGVVWALTESNRHDLERAVRTRAVQEAVRRAQEYADALGLGAVTPVAVADAGMLGEGITPIGGGGGAPYMRMAAKDSAGGAELNLSPEDIEVTAEIDARFVAE, from the coding sequence ATGCCGACCGAGTTCACCGTGCGCGGGGCGCACACCGCGTTCCAGCGCCCCGAGCGGGGCACCGTCCAGGTCACCCTCGGGTTCGAGGGGCCGAAGATGCAGCCCGTCTACGACCGCGTGCTGCGCGACCTCGACAGCGTGAAGAAGTCGATCCAGCCGATGCACGACCCCGACCAGGGGCCGGTCACCTGGTGGTCGACCAAGCACGTGCGCACCTGGGCCAACCGCCCGTGGAACCAGGACGGCAAGCAGCTCCCGCTCGTCCACCACGCCAGCGTCGGCGTCGAGGTGAAGTTCCGCGACTTCGGCGCGCTCAGCGCCTGGGTGAGCGGTCACGTCGCCGGCACCGAGGGCTTCAGCCTCGACGGGGTGGTCTGGGCGCTGACCGAGAGCAACCGTCACGACCTGGAGCGCGCGGTCCGCACCCGTGCGGTGCAGGAGGCCGTCCGCCGCGCCCAGGAGTACGCCGACGCGCTCGGCCTCGGCGCCGTCACCCCGGTCGCGGTGGCCGACGCGGGGATGCTGGGCGAGGGGATCACGCCGATCGGCGGGGGCGGCGGCGCGCCGTACATGCGGATGGCGGCGAAGGACAGCGCCGGTGGCGCCGAGCTCAACCTGTCGCCCGAGGACATCGAGGTCACCGCCGAGATCGACGCGCGCTTCGTCGCCGAGTGA
- a CDS encoding ABC-F family ATP-binding cassette domain-containing protein — MGHVEVAGVRYELPDGRVLLDEVSFRVGEGAKVALVGANGAGKTTLFRIITGDLQPHAGAVTRSGGLGVMRQMVDRGLGEEPTVADLLLGLAPERVQQAAAEVERYELALMDTDDEATQLAYAHALAEYADAGGYDVEVVWDVCTVKALAVPYDRAKYRELRTLSGGEQKRLVLEYLLAGPEEVLLLDEPDNFLDVPGKIWLEQRIAASDKTILFISHDRELLANAATHVVTVELGAGGTGNSAWTHPGGFASYHEARKDRFARFAELRRRWDEEHAKIKALVLRLKIKAEYNDGMSSQYRAAQTRLRKFEDAGPPTEQPREQQVTMRLSGARTGKRAVVCEDLELTGLMKAFDIEVWYGDRLAVLGSNGSGKSHFLRLLAAGGSDPDVEHRPVGDVPIAPVAHAGRARLGARVRPGWFVQTHEHPELVGRTLLEILHRGDGTPQGRQGMGREQASRVLDRYELADSAEQPFESLSGGQQARFQILLLELSGATLLLLDEPTDNLDVQSAEALEEGLEAFDGTVVAVTHDRWFARGFDRFCVFGSDGTVYESDGPVWDEGRVERTR; from the coding sequence GTGGGACATGTAGAGGTCGCCGGCGTCCGGTACGAGCTGCCCGACGGGCGGGTGCTCCTGGACGAGGTGTCGTTCCGGGTCGGCGAGGGAGCCAAGGTGGCGCTCGTCGGCGCCAACGGTGCGGGCAAGACGACGCTGTTCCGGATCATCACCGGTGACCTCCAGCCCCATGCGGGCGCGGTGACGCGCTCGGGTGGGCTGGGCGTGATGCGGCAGATGGTCGACCGGGGGCTCGGTGAGGAGCCGACCGTGGCGGACCTGCTGCTGGGGCTGGCGCCCGAGCGGGTGCAGCAGGCGGCGGCCGAGGTGGAGCGCTACGAGCTGGCGTTGATGGACACCGACGACGAGGCGACCCAGCTGGCCTATGCCCACGCGCTCGCCGAGTACGCCGACGCCGGTGGGTACGACGTCGAGGTGGTCTGGGACGTGTGCACGGTCAAGGCGCTCGCGGTGCCCTACGACCGGGCCAAGTACCGCGAGCTGCGCACGCTGAGCGGCGGTGAGCAGAAGCGGCTGGTGCTGGAGTACCTGCTGGCCGGGCCCGAGGAGGTGCTGCTGCTCGACGAGCCGGACAACTTCCTCGACGTGCCCGGCAAGATCTGGCTGGAGCAGCGGATCGCGGCCTCGGACAAGACGATCCTCTTCATCAGCCACGACCGTGAGCTGCTCGCCAACGCCGCGACACACGTGGTCACGGTCGAGCTCGGGGCGGGTGGCACGGGCAACAGCGCGTGGACGCACCCGGGCGGGTTCGCGTCGTACCACGAGGCGCGCAAGGACCGGTTCGCGCGCTTCGCCGAGCTGCGCCGGCGCTGGGACGAGGAGCACGCCAAGATCAAGGCGCTCGTGCTGCGGCTCAAGATCAAGGCGGAGTACAACGACGGCATGTCGTCGCAGTACCGCGCGGCGCAGACCCGGCTGCGCAAGTTCGAGGACGCCGGCCCGCCGACCGAGCAGCCGCGCGAGCAGCAGGTCACGATGCGGCTGTCCGGCGCGCGGACGGGCAAGCGGGCGGTGGTCTGCGAGGACCTCGAGCTGACCGGGCTGATGAAGGCCTTCGACATCGAGGTCTGGTACGGCGACCGGCTGGCCGTGCTGGGCTCCAACGGCTCCGGCAAGTCCCACTTCCTGCGCCTGCTCGCCGCGGGCGGCTCCGACCCGGACGTCGAGCACCGCCCGGTCGGCGACGTGCCGATCGCGCCGGTCGCCCACGCGGGCCGGGCCCGGCTGGGCGCGCGGGTGCGGCCGGGGTGGTTCGTGCAGACCCACGAGCACCCCGAGCTGGTCGGGCGGACGCTGCTGGAGATCCTGCACCGCGGCGACGGCACACCCCAGGGGCGCCAGGGGATGGGCAGGGAGCAGGCGAGCCGGGTGCTCGACCGCTACGAGCTGGCCGACAGCGCCGAGCAGCCGTTCGAGTCGCTCTCGGGCGGCCAGCAGGCGCGCTTCCAGATCCTGCTGCTCGAGCTCTCCGGCGCCACGCTGCTGCTGCTCGACGAGCCGACCGACAACCTCGACGTGCAGTCCGCCGAGGCGCTGGAGGAGGGCCTGGAGGCCTTCGACGGCACGGTCGTCGCGGTGACCCACGACCGGTGGTTCGCGCGCGGGTTCGACCGGTTCTGCGTGTTCGGCTCCGACGGCACCGTCTACGAGTCCGACGGCCCGGTCTGGGACGAGGGACGCGTGGAGCGCACCCGGTGA
- a CDS encoding GNAT family N-acetyltransferase, whose translation MSGFEVVEVAHGDDAGIRAWAAVTAASLRHDVGPPATPWTAEELAVVVGTSDGMRRDTFHLGLLDGEPVAAGWLAMRLLDNLDAAELDVHVLPAHRRHGYGGRVLDRLHERAAEACRSRLDARSQWPYDGPADGAGTPGMAFALARGYHFGIGEVQRELVLPVSEERLVALAEAAAPHHAAYRIEAWQGPVPDELVESWLAVWSTLPTEAPTGESEREDDSADVAAFRAMEATQARQGRRSWHAVALDAAGEVVAYTEVVVPAHDPGVAFQWGTLVARGHRGHRLGVALKVANLQALQRDLGPAVSGRRLVTWNAEVNGPMIDINEELGFVPSARSAELQRRAG comes from the coding sequence GTGAGCGGCTTCGAGGTCGTCGAGGTCGCCCACGGCGACGACGCGGGGATCCGGGCCTGGGCCGCGGTGACCGCCGCCTCGCTGCGCCACGACGTGGGCCCGCCCGCGACCCCGTGGACCGCCGAGGAGCTCGCGGTCGTGGTGGGCACCAGCGACGGGATGCGGCGCGACACCTTCCACCTCGGCCTCCTCGACGGCGAGCCGGTCGCGGCGGGCTGGCTGGCGATGCGCCTGCTCGACAACCTGGACGCCGCCGAGCTCGACGTCCACGTGCTGCCCGCCCACCGCCGCCACGGGTACGGCGGCCGGGTGCTCGACCGGCTCCACGAGCGCGCCGCGGAGGCCTGCCGGAGCCGCCTCGATGCGCGCTCCCAGTGGCCCTACGACGGGCCGGCCGACGGTGCCGGCACCCCGGGCATGGCGTTCGCGCTGGCGCGCGGCTACCACTTCGGCATCGGCGAGGTGCAGCGCGAGCTGGTGCTCCCGGTGAGCGAGGAGCGGCTCGTGGCGCTGGCGGAGGCCGCGGCGCCGCACCACGCGGCGTACCGGATCGAGGCGTGGCAGGGCCCCGTCCCCGACGAGCTGGTGGAGAGCTGGCTCGCGGTGTGGAGCACGCTGCCGACCGAGGCGCCGACGGGGGAGTCCGAGCGCGAGGACGACTCGGCCGATGTCGCGGCCTTCCGGGCGATGGAGGCGACCCAGGCCCGGCAGGGCCGCCGTTCGTGGCACGCGGTGGCGCTCGACGCCGCCGGCGAGGTCGTGGCCTACACCGAGGTCGTGGTCCCGGCGCACGATCCCGGGGTCGCCTTCCAGTGGGGCACGCTCGTGGCCCGCGGGCACCGCGGTCATCGCCTGGGCGTGGCGCTCAAGGTGGCCAACCTGCAGGCCCTCCAGCGCGACCTCGGCCCGGCTGTGTCCGGACGCCGCCTGGTGACCTGGAACGCCGAGGTCAACGGGCCGATGATCGACATCAACGAGGAGCTCGGCTTCGTCCCGTCGGCGCGTTCGGCAGAGCTCCAACGCCGCGCCGGTTAA
- a CDS encoding DUF5302 domain-containing protein — MAANNANDDLKAKMREALDRKNRKEKGVHEDSPTKEKAHGSEVAGGGPRMHRRKAGGGGS; from the coding sequence ATGGCTGCCAACAACGCGAACGATGACCTGAAGGCCAAGATGCGCGAGGCCCTGGACCGCAAGAACCGCAAGGAGAAGGGCGTCCACGAGGACAGCCCGACCAAGGAGAAGGCGCACGGGTCCGAGGTCGCCGGCGGCGGTCCGCGGATGCACCGCCGGAAGGCCGGCGGAGGCGGCTCCTAG
- a CDS encoding S1C family serine protease: MDDMTQVPPPPPFPPPSPFEGAPASPGRRPRRAGFAVAVLSGALLVGGGAGVAGAALYDNANGGGSPSSTTAPLPVVDSGNKPAASGSVESVASAVLPSVVELNVSGGGSGGSGSGVILDADGLILTNDHVVTLGGQIQADQAEVTVSFNNGKKARATVVGTDPLTDTALVKVEGVDGLKPITIGKSSNLDVGEQVVAVGSPFGLAATVTSGIVSALDRPVEVARDANGNATAYPAIQTDAAINPGNSGGPLVNMDGQLVGINASIRSTGSAQGGAESGSIGLGFAIPIDEVLPIIDQLRAGETPTHARLGIQVRDAAGTAGSSDSTITGARIQSIENGSAAGKAGLKDGDIITAIDDHQIDTTEGLIATVRSYRPGDTVKVTYQRNGKEATTDLALGSDG; the protein is encoded by the coding sequence ATGGATGACATGACCCAGGTCCCGCCTCCCCCGCCGTTCCCGCCGCCCTCCCCCTTCGAAGGAGCGCCGGCTTCCCCGGGCCGACGTCCACGACGGGCCGGCTTCGCGGTCGCCGTGCTGAGCGGCGCACTGCTGGTGGGAGGCGGGGCCGGGGTCGCCGGCGCCGCGCTCTACGACAACGCCAACGGTGGTGGGAGCCCGTCGAGCACGACTGCCCCGCTCCCGGTCGTCGACAGCGGCAACAAGCCGGCCGCGTCCGGCAGCGTCGAGTCCGTCGCCTCGGCGGTGCTGCCCTCGGTCGTCGAGCTCAACGTGAGCGGCGGCGGCTCGGGCGGCAGCGGCTCGGGCGTCATCCTCGACGCCGACGGCCTGATCCTCACCAACGACCACGTGGTCACGCTGGGCGGCCAGATCCAGGCCGACCAGGCCGAGGTCACCGTGTCCTTCAACAACGGCAAGAAGGCCCGCGCCACCGTGGTCGGTACCGACCCGCTCACCGACACCGCGCTGGTCAAGGTCGAGGGCGTCGACGGGCTCAAGCCGATCACCATCGGCAAGTCGAGCAACCTCGACGTGGGCGAGCAGGTGGTCGCCGTCGGGTCGCCGTTCGGCCTCGCCGCGACCGTCACCAGCGGCATCGTGAGCGCGCTCGACCGCCCGGTCGAGGTCGCCCGGGACGCCAACGGCAACGCGACGGCGTACCCGGCCATCCAGACCGACGCCGCGATCAACCCCGGCAACAGCGGCGGGCCGCTGGTCAACATGGACGGTCAGCTGGTCGGCATCAACGCCTCGATCCGCTCCACCGGCTCGGCCCAGGGCGGCGCGGAGTCCGGCTCGATCGGGCTCGGCTTCGCGATCCCGATCGACGAGGTGCTGCCGATCATCGACCAGCTCCGGGCGGGCGAGACGCCCACCCACGCCCGCCTCGGCATCCAGGTCCGCGACGCCGCCGGCACCGCCGGGTCGAGCGACAGCACGATCACCGGCGCCCGGATCCAGAGCATCGAGAACGGCTCCGCGGCCGGCAAGGCCGGGCTGAAGGACGGCGACATCATCACCGCCATCGACGACCACCAGATCGACACGACCGAGGGCCTGATCGCGACCGTGCGCTCCTACCGCCCCGGCGACACGGTCAAGGTCACCTACCAGCGCAACGGCAAGGAAGCCACCACCGACCTCGCGCTCGGCTCGGACGGCTAG
- a CDS encoding ABC transporter permease gives MSTRSSASAPRRWAGLAVSLVVLLVVWSVVAAADLVQPHYLTPSPLEVWDAFVRANSHHPVGGGIERVVRGEENYFLWEHLLVSLRRIGLGLALGVLVGVPLGLLMGSVRWVGDLVGPYVDFLRSLPPLAYIGFLVAWFGIYDTSKVWLLFLAAFPPITLATVNGVRGVRLDQVNAVRSLGASRLQVTRHVILPATLPDILSGLRVAVGFAWTTVVAAELVNGLPGIGGLAYLSGTQNKIALSVACILVIGLTAIALDAVIRTIEKLVVPWRGKA, from the coding sequence GTGTCCACCCGCTCCTCCGCCTCCGCGCCGCGCCGCTGGGCCGGCCTCGCCGTCAGCCTGGTCGTGCTGCTGGTCGTCTGGTCGGTCGTCGCCGCGGCGGACCTGGTCCAGCCGCACTACCTGACCCCGAGCCCGCTGGAGGTGTGGGACGCGTTCGTGCGCGCCAACTCCCACCACCCCGTCGGGGGCGGGATCGAGCGCGTGGTGCGCGGCGAGGAGAACTACTTCCTCTGGGAGCACCTGCTCGTCAGCCTGCGCCGGATCGGTCTGGGCCTCGCGCTGGGCGTCCTGGTCGGCGTACCGCTGGGGCTGCTCATGGGCAGCGTGCGGTGGGTCGGTGACCTCGTCGGCCCGTACGTCGACTTCCTGCGCTCGCTGCCGCCGCTGGCCTACATCGGCTTCCTGGTGGCGTGGTTCGGCATCTACGACACCTCGAAGGTGTGGCTGCTCTTCCTCGCCGCCTTCCCGCCGATCACGCTCGCCACGGTCAACGGCGTGCGGGGCGTGCGCCTGGACCAGGTCAACGCCGTACGGAGCCTGGGTGCCTCGCGCCTGCAGGTGACCCGGCACGTGATCCTCCCGGCGACCCTGCCCGACATCCTGTCGGGCCTGCGGGTCGCCGTCGGCTTCGCCTGGACGACGGTCGTCGCGGCGGAGCTCGTCAACGGACTGCCGGGCATCGGAGGCCTGGCCTATCTCTCGGGAACGCAGAACAAGATCGCGCTGTCGGTCGCCTGCATCCTCGTCATCGGCCTCACCGCGATCGCCCTTGACGCCGTCATCCGCACCATCGAGAAGCTCGTCGTCCCGTGGCGAGGAAAGGCCTGA